A DNA window from Terriglobia bacterium contains the following coding sequences:
- a CDS encoding CPBP family intramembrane metalloprotease, with amino-acid sequence MSQWLDLAWRPGNDKNLGMPSDGSKLPEQVPPAVEAEAPLASDDRLAAELRGFGPLGIVAMLAILLTGNFFVRGVIVPVGAALALAWIRLSRTPWQEVGYVRPKNWIGTVAVGIVFGIAFKFLMKAIVMPLLGADAINRAYHHWAGNTAAMPAAVWAMLVAGFAEETVFRGYFFERLGKLFGPGLGAKAAIVLITSASFGLAHYAVQGLAGAEHAAIVGLVLGAIFAFTGRIFLLMIAHAAFDLTALAIIYWSVETKVAHLIFK; translated from the coding sequence TTGTCCCAGTGGTTGGACCTTGCGTGGCGGCCCGGAAACGACAAGAATCTCGGCATGCCGAGCGACGGATCAAAGTTGCCGGAGCAAGTTCCGCCTGCGGTGGAAGCTGAGGCCCCGCTGGCATCGGATGATCGGCTGGCGGCAGAGCTGCGCGGATTTGGGCCGTTGGGAATCGTCGCCATGCTGGCCATCCTTCTCACCGGCAATTTCTTCGTCCGGGGTGTCATTGTGCCGGTCGGCGCTGCGCTGGCGTTGGCATGGATCCGGCTGTCGCGCACGCCATGGCAGGAAGTCGGGTACGTGCGACCCAAGAATTGGATCGGCACGGTGGCCGTCGGCATTGTCTTCGGGATCGCGTTCAAGTTCCTGATGAAGGCGATCGTGATGCCGCTGCTGGGCGCCGATGCGATCAATCGCGCGTACCACCATTGGGCGGGAAATACGGCCGCGATGCCGGCAGCAGTGTGGGCGATGCTGGTCGCCGGCTTCGCCGAAGAGACCGTGTTCCGGGGGTACTTCTTCGAACGACTGGGCAAGCTTTTCGGGCCCGGCTTGGGCGCAAAAGCAGCCATCGTGCTGATCACCTCCGCATCGTTTGGGCTGGCCCACTACGCTGTCCAGGGGCTCGCCGGCGCCGAACACGCCGCGATTGTCGGGCTGGTGTTGGGCGCGATCTTCGCGTTTACGGGGCGGATTTTTCTGCTGATGATTGCGCACGCCGCATTTGATCTGACCGCGCTG
- a CDS encoding DUF2911 domain-containing protein, with translation MRKPLLCSVLLIATMVALSSVCYAQSILDLPRASQHAQVTQRIGLTDITISYSRPLVKGRKIFGGLVPYGDTWRAGANENTTIEFSDPVSIEGQPVPKGLYGLHMIPGENEWTVILSKVSTAWGSFTYDQKEDALRVTVKPQAGEAHEALAYDFDAVTPESAVVTLRWDRVAVPFKIAVNTKEIVPAKLKLQLRGGAQYTWEGWAEAADQLLQYKTDLSDALEYANRSIQVEKRFDNLMTKANVLEAMDRKNEAAPLRAEALAMANALQINSYGRQLQIGGHQEEAFAVFRENAKRNPDHFIVPYEQARMACAKGDYDTAVKNMKLALAGADKQFQPFLQGLLKRLEAKEDINKN, from the coding sequence ATGCGTAAACCGCTTCTTTGCTCTGTCCTGCTGATTGCCACCATGGTGGCTTTGAGTTCCGTCTGTTACGCGCAGTCGATCCTGGACCTGCCGCGCGCCAGCCAGCATGCGCAGGTCACGCAGCGTATCGGCCTGACCGACATCACCATCAGCTACAGCCGGCCGCTGGTCAAAGGCCGCAAGATATTCGGCGGCCTAGTTCCTTATGGAGACACGTGGCGCGCCGGGGCCAACGAAAACACCACCATCGAGTTCAGCGATCCGGTGAGCATTGAAGGGCAGCCGGTGCCCAAGGGCTTATACGGTCTGCACATGATTCCCGGAGAGAACGAGTGGACGGTAATCCTGTCGAAAGTTTCCACCGCGTGGGGAAGCTTTACCTACGATCAGAAGGAAGACGCGTTGCGGGTGACAGTGAAACCCCAGGCCGGCGAGGCTCACGAGGCATTGGCCTATGACTTCGACGCGGTCACGCCCGAGTCGGCAGTGGTCACGCTGCGCTGGGATCGAGTGGCGGTGCCGTTCAAGATCGCGGTGAATACGAAGGAGATTGTGCCCGCCAAGCTCAAGCTGCAGTTGCGCGGCGGGGCGCAGTACACCTGGGAAGGTTGGGCCGAAGCTGCCGACCAACTGCTGCAATATAAGACCGATCTTTCCGACGCGCTGGAATACGCGAACCGATCTATCCAGGTGGAAAAGCGTTTTGACAACCTGATGACCAAGGCCAACGTGCTGGAAGCGATGGACCGCAAGAATGAGGCAGCGCCGCTGCGCGCCGAGGCGCTTGCCATGGCCAACGCCCTGCAAATTAACAGCTACGGGCGCCAGCTCCAGATCGGCGGCCACCAGGAGGAAGCGTTTGCCGTGTTTCGCGAGAACGCCAAGCGCAACCCCGATCACTTCATTGTCCCGTACGAGCAGGCACGGATGGCCTGTGCCAAGGGCGATTACGACACCGCCGTGAAAAACATGAAACTCGCGCTGGCGGGAGCGGACAAGCAGTTTCAACCGTTCCTGCAGGGCTTGCTCAAGCGCCTGGAGGCGAAAGAAGACATCAATAAGAACTAG
- a CDS encoding FG-GAP-like repeat-containing protein: protein MFVLLLSLSLLPQALSAQTYVYNQAAFWVGSKPSAIAVADFNQDGRLDFAVTNESDNTVSVVLSRPDGSFAPKVDYRVGTAPRAVVSADFNGDRIPDLAVTNSIDNTVSVLLGVGDGTFVSKVACPTGAFPVAIVAADFNGDTKLDLAVANQGDGTVSVLPGNCDGTFQSQSKTTIVSSPMAIVTADFNGDGKSDLFAANSQGYFSLLLNNGNGGFAVSPLGIGGTSAGGLVVGDFNGDGISDIAITNPADKELVIFVGNGNGTFRLFGTPLSATAKTVAVGDFDNDGKLDVALGTYLGSALGDGVVYSSSLLILRGNGDGTFQQPIANDFPDLSPDYRYPMAVGDFNNDNYLDLAVVVTSDNTVIVYLGQGNGIAGSHIDFTLPASEGIAGSATADFNGDGKLDVSVAQFTQILDPPQDPGFITILRGNGDGTFQPPITTPLQNVGLGEMVTGDFNGDGKVDIAMARVGNGSDTLVVLGNGDGTFGSPVSSPVNVPGLNVQYMIGGDFNNDGRADLALLSLQSSNALSDLYVLLSRGDGTFEPKLVDSVYGIANQLTAGDFNSDGHLDIALGDPYVPDVLFYLGHGDGTFAHGTGLTFSGGVDVGDFNGDGKIDLAEVGPGRISFLAGRGDGTFQLPVDTAIPFGIYGTFVGDFNGDGRSDLALPFRYGQNVSSVVLANADGSFQAPLSFVAPYFPRRFIAGDFNSDGSFDLMQFSRASSTFHNVPVIASVWYSAPAVSFSASRLDFAPHAVGSGSSKSILLTNSGNAPLSISSITITGPFAKTSNCPIWLGVGQGCTINVSFAPTAIGPNSGSITFADDARPGTQILPLTGSAVPPRKFLIQVTSD from the coding sequence ATGTTTGTTCTGCTTCTGAGTCTTAGTTTGCTGCCGCAGGCACTCTCCGCACAGACCTACGTCTACAACCAAGCAGCGTTCTGGGTGGGTAGCAAGCCCTCCGCTATTGCGGTGGCTGATTTCAACCAAGACGGAAGACTGGATTTCGCGGTGACGAATGAGAGCGACAACACCGTTTCAGTTGTGCTCAGCAGGCCGGACGGCTCCTTTGCTCCTAAGGTCGACTACAGGGTCGGCACCGCACCCCGGGCAGTGGTCAGCGCCGATTTCAATGGCGATCGCATCCCCGATCTGGCGGTTACGAATAGCATCGACAACACGGTATCGGTTCTGCTTGGAGTGGGGGATGGAACCTTCGTGAGTAAAGTGGCGTGTCCGACAGGCGCGTTCCCGGTCGCGATCGTGGCGGCCGATTTCAACGGTGACACGAAGCTAGACCTGGCGGTTGCAAACCAAGGTGATGGTACTGTCTCGGTCTTGCCCGGGAATTGCGATGGAACATTTCAATCACAATCAAAGACAACCATTGTTTCGAGCCCCATGGCCATTGTTACTGCAGACTTTAATGGTGACGGAAAATCGGATCTGTTTGCCGCGAACAGCCAGGGATATTTTTCCCTTCTGCTCAACAATGGTAATGGTGGTTTTGCAGTAAGTCCTCTTGGAATCGGAGGAACGTCAGCCGGTGGCCTGGTGGTCGGGGACTTCAATGGCGACGGCATCTCCGATATCGCGATCACGAATCCCGCCGACAAAGAGTTGGTGATCTTTGTTGGAAATGGCAACGGAACCTTCAGGTTGTTCGGGACTCCATTGAGTGCAACGGCAAAGACCGTTGCGGTGGGGGATTTTGACAACGATGGCAAGCTAGACGTTGCCCTGGGTACTTATCTGGGTAGTGCTCTCGGCGATGGAGTAGTGTACTCGTCTTCCTTGCTAATCCTGCGTGGAAACGGCGATGGAACTTTCCAACAGCCTATCGCCAATGACTTCCCTGATCTCTCCCCTGACTATAGATACCCGATGGCGGTCGGAGATTTCAATAATGACAACTATCTCGATCTCGCGGTAGTGGTGACGAGTGACAATACAGTCATCGTTTACCTAGGTCAGGGGAACGGAATTGCCGGCAGCCATATTGATTTCACTCTGCCGGCGTCCGAAGGAATTGCAGGATCGGCTACTGCGGACTTCAATGGCGACGGCAAGCTTGATGTCAGTGTGGCGCAGTTCACGCAAATCCTCGACCCACCGCAGGATCCGGGTTTCATCACCATACTTCGCGGCAACGGTGATGGCACCTTTCAACCACCGATTACAACGCCGCTGCAGAATGTCGGTCTCGGGGAAATGGTCACAGGGGATTTTAACGGCGACGGCAAAGTGGACATCGCAATGGCCAGGGTGGGCAACGGTAGCGACACCTTGGTGGTTTTGGGCAACGGAGACGGTACTTTCGGGAGCCCGGTCAGTTCTCCTGTGAACGTACCTGGGCTGAACGTCCAGTACATGATTGGTGGGGACTTTAACAACGACGGCAGGGCAGATTTGGCGCTGCTTTCGCTGCAATCAAGCAATGCGCTTTCCGATCTGTATGTTCTTTTGAGCAGAGGCGATGGAACCTTTGAACCGAAGCTCGTTGACAGCGTGTACGGGATAGCCAATCAACTAACCGCCGGTGATTTTAACTCCGACGGCCACTTGGATATCGCGCTCGGTGATCCGTATGTTCCTGACGTTCTCTTCTACCTGGGGCATGGGGATGGTACGTTTGCACACGGCACTGGACTTACCTTCAGCGGTGGAGTGGACGTTGGAGACTTCAATGGAGACGGGAAGATAGATCTGGCTGAAGTAGGGCCGGGGCGCATTTCCTTTCTTGCAGGAAGAGGCGACGGCACTTTTCAGCTTCCGGTTGACACGGCTATCCCTTTCGGCATTTATGGAACGTTCGTCGGAGACTTTAACGGTGACGGCAGGTCTGATTTGGCTTTACCGTTTCGCTACGGCCAAAATGTTTCCTCCGTGGTGCTGGCAAACGCTGACGGCAGCTTTCAGGCGCCACTTTCGTTTGTAGCACCCTATTTTCCGCGTAGGTTCATCGCGGGAGATTTCAATAGCGACGGTAGCTTCGATCTTATGCAGTTCAGCAGAGCATCCAGCACCTTCCACAATGTCCCCGTGATTGCCTCAGTGTGGTATAGCGCGCCAGCCGTGAGTTTCTCGGCATCGAGGCTGGACTTTGCTCCACACGCCGTCGGATCCGGCAGTTCTAAGTCGATCTTATTGACCAACTCTGGTAACGCGCCGCTCTCGATTAGCAGCATAACGATCACTGGACCTTTCGCGAAAACCAGCAACTGTCCGATCTGGCTGGGCGTCGGCCAGGGATGCACGATTAATGTGTCCTTTGCTCCGACAGCGATTGGTCCCAACTCAGGCAGCATCACCTTTGCCGATGACGCGCGCCCAGGGACGCAGATACTTCCGCTGACAGGCTCGGCTGTTCCACCCAGAAAGTTCCTCATTCAGGTAACCAGCGATTGA
- a CDS encoding formate dehydrogenase accessory protein FdhE, which yields MTRPTWDQRIARAQELGEIFPFAAEMLGFYAGVARYQKALYGYIQQARGKALLPGNAFRDCLDTVLLLPRFPGFLDTVKELGPVPLSSLAEQIAAGKEERWQKLLREFWQRSAISELSCTESFFARAFLQPYAEFVCERLPAPPRHGNSGTCPVCDSEPVVGVLREAQLGARRTFICSLCAHEWEFPRAVCPGCGEDRNDALAVYTSEQFEHLRLEACETCRTCIKTVDLTKNGLAIPVVDELASLPLTLWAQEHGYTKLQSNLMAA from the coding sequence ATGACCCGCCCGACTTGGGACCAGAGGATCGCGCGTGCGCAGGAATTGGGAGAAATCTTTCCCTTCGCCGCCGAGATGCTCGGGTTCTACGCCGGCGTGGCGCGCTACCAGAAGGCGCTCTACGGATACATTCAACAGGCCCGGGGGAAGGCGCTTCTCCCGGGCAATGCTTTTCGCGACTGCCTCGACACCGTCCTGCTGCTGCCGCGCTTTCCAGGATTCCTCGACACGGTGAAGGAACTGGGTCCGGTGCCGCTTTCCTCGCTCGCCGAGCAGATCGCTGCCGGTAAGGAGGAGCGCTGGCAGAAGCTGCTGCGTGAGTTCTGGCAGCGCTCGGCAATCTCCGAGCTTTCCTGCACCGAGTCTTTTTTTGCGCGCGCCTTCCTTCAGCCCTACGCGGAGTTCGTCTGCGAGCGCCTGCCGGCACCACCGCGCCACGGCAATTCCGGCACCTGTCCGGTGTGCGATTCCGAGCCGGTGGTCGGCGTGCTGCGCGAGGCGCAACTCGGCGCCAGGCGCACCTTCATCTGCTCGCTCTGCGCCCATGAGTGGGAGTTCCCGCGCGCGGTCTGTCCCGGCTGCGGCGAGGACCGCAACGACGCGCTCGCCGTCTATACCTCGGAGCAATTCGAGCACCTCCGCCTCGAAGCTTGCGAAACCTGCAGGACCTGCATCAAGACTGTCGACCTCACCAAGAACGGTCTCGCCATTCCGGTCGTCGACGAACTCGCCTCGCTTCCTCTTACCCTATGGGCGCAGGAGCACGGCTACACCAAGCTGCAGTCGAACCTGATGGCGGCGTAG
- a CDS encoding formate dehydrogenase subunit gamma, with protein MSQHRILRNGGVLRYTLKERIIHWVAGLSYVYLLLSGLAFWTPWMWWLALFLGGGPVARAVHPWMGLIFTFGVVYMFVMWSKDMYITKQDREWRKFIGEYVRNEEEEQPEPHKAVRSYQQFAPVDRFNYGQKYLFWVMFWGGIALFATGMVLWFSEYLPWSLRFLRLISVILHPIAFLVTLGGFIIHVYMGTAVVRGGFNSVIRGEVSTSWARFHHRLWLDKIVAAEDVVKE; from the coding sequence ATGAGCCAGCATCGTATACTTCGCAACGGCGGTGTGCTCCGCTACACGCTCAAGGAGCGCATCATTCACTGGGTCGCGGGCCTGTCGTACGTCTACCTCCTGCTCAGCGGCCTCGCCTTCTGGACGCCCTGGATGTGGTGGCTGGCCCTGTTCTTGGGCGGCGGTCCCGTGGCCCGCGCTGTCCATCCGTGGATGGGCCTGATCTTCACCTTCGGCGTGGTCTACATGTTCGTCATGTGGAGCAAGGACATGTACATCACCAAGCAGGACCGCGAGTGGCGCAAGTTCATCGGCGAGTACGTTCGCAACGAGGAAGAGGAACAGCCGGAACCGCACAAGGCCGTCCGCTCCTACCAGCAGTTTGCGCCGGTGGACCGCTTCAACTACGGACAGAAGTACCTCTTCTGGGTCATGTTCTGGGGTGGCATCGCGCTGTTCGCCACCGGTATGGTGCTCTGGTTCTCCGAGTACCTTCCCTGGAGCCTGCGCTTCCTGCGGCTGATCTCAGTGATCCTGCACCCGATCGCGTTCCTGGTAACGCTGGGCGGGTTTATCATTCACGTCTACATGGGCACCGCCGTGGTGCGCGGCGGCTTCAATTCCGTCATCCGTGGCGAGGTGTCCACGTCTTGGGCCAGGTTCCATCATCGCCTCTGGCTGGACAAGATCGTAGCAGCAGAGGATGTGGTGAAAGAGTAG
- the fdxH gene encoding formate dehydrogenase subunit beta → MTKALEMKNASAGAASPGIRVTQVVAKLIDTSTCIGCKACEVACQEWNDLPPETTVNLGTYQTLPDMTPHVWNLIRFNEVEEGGTLHWLMRKDQCMHCADPGCLKACPAPAAIVQYENGIVDFQQENCIGCGYCISGCPFNVPKLSAQTKKVYKCTLCVDRVSVGLEPACIKACPTSCLQFGTKENLLLKAQKRVDQLKASGFTTAGIYDPGGVGGTGVVSILAFADKPQAYGLPADPTVPWTVELWKQPLKWIGNLAILGGIIGTFIHYLRYGPKHAPPDGKVPRANAGGKQ, encoded by the coding sequence ATGACGAAAGCTCTGGAAATGAAAAACGCTTCCGCGGGCGCCGCTTCCCCGGGCATCCGCGTGACTCAGGTAGTCGCCAAGCTCATTGACACCTCGACCTGCATCGGCTGCAAGGCCTGCGAGGTCGCCTGCCAGGAGTGGAACGATCTGCCGCCGGAAACCACCGTCAATCTGGGCACCTATCAAACCCTGCCCGACATGACACCGCACGTCTGGAACCTGATCCGCTTCAACGAAGTCGAGGAAGGCGGAACGCTGCACTGGCTGATGCGCAAGGACCAGTGTATGCACTGCGCCGATCCCGGCTGCTTGAAGGCCTGTCCGGCTCCCGCCGCCATCGTGCAATACGAGAACGGTATCGTCGACTTCCAGCAGGAGAACTGCATCGGCTGCGGCTACTGTATCTCCGGCTGCCCGTTCAACGTGCCCAAGCTGAGCGCGCAAACCAAGAAGGTGTACAAGTGCACCCTCTGCGTGGATCGCGTTTCCGTCGGCTTGGAGCCCGCCTGCATCAAGGCCTGCCCTACGAGCTGCCTGCAATTCGGCACCAAGGAAAACCTGCTGCTCAAGGCTCAGAAGCGAGTCGACCAGCTCAAGGCCTCGGGCTTTACCACCGCCGGCATCTATGATCCGGGCGGCGTTGGCGGCACCGGCGTGGTCTCCATCCTCGCCTTTGCCGACAAGCCGCAAGCCTACGGTCTGCCTGCCGATCCTACCGTTCCCTGGACGGTTGAGCTTTGGAAACAGCCGCTGAAGTGGATCGGCAATCTCGCCATCCTCGGCGGCATCATCGGGACGTTCATCCATTACCTGCGCTATGGACCGAAGCACGCCCCCCCAGACGGCAAGGTTCCGCGGGCCAACGCAGGAGGCAAACAATGA
- the fdnG gene encoding formate dehydrogenase-N subunit alpha — protein sequence MNTSRRDFLKVSTVGGVAASVLGFDLAPAYAEVRELKIARTTETRSTCPYCAVGCGIIIHTLGDKSGNVKPAVVHIEGDPDHPINQGALCPKGATIKHTIINDRRITNPMYRAPGSDHWEEKSWDFMVDRIARLMKDTRDAKLREGNALTAVGVIGGCTDNNENNYLLVKAFRAGLGVIPLEQQARIUHGPTVASLAATFGRGAMTNGWTDIQNADVVLAMGGNPAENHPVGFRFVMEAKRNRNAKLVSVDPRFNRTSAVADHFTQIRAGSDIAFLAGLINYCFTHDRIQQEYVRLYTNATFIVHPGYEFKDDVGVFSGWDEANKKYDKSTWNYDIGKDGFAKVDPTMQDPRCVFQLMKKHYARYTPEMVSKICGCSAESFNKAAEIITSTYPADKVGTIMYALGWTHHSFSVQLIHIAAMLQLLLGNIGMAGGGINALRGHSNIQGGTDCGMAYHNLPGYIAIPKQDHPDMKTYLAAVTPKPLRPASMNFWSHTDTFYVSQMKAYYGLKATQENEFGYQWHPRLPSAGGPGLYENWSWAFIFDHMYNGKMDGLLNFGMNPVNNGPHSRKVISALKKLKFLVVAENFETETASFWKPDIIALDEEKTTTKDVKTEVFLLPAANFAEKDGSFVNSARWFQWKYKALDPPGDAKADQEIIARIFLRVRDLYQKEGGKSPEPVLNVNWWYTNPFQPSLDEVAREINGWALADVKDPKDPKTVVLKQGEQLGAFLQMRADGSTLSGNWLYVGFYPQSGNLGQRRNNADPSGMKRFSEWGFNWPANRRVMYNRCSADAQGKPWDPKRPVIRWNGEKWVGDVPDYKPDSPPEAGMGPFIMLPEGVARLFVPGMFAEGPFTEFYEPTESPVDNPLHPATSKNPAVKPFKGKWDRLGKADEFPIVATTYRLTEHFHYWTKNNAYNVQLQPEFFVEISEELAKEKSLKSGDQVKVTSARGAIQGKAMVTKRIKPMQVAGKTVHQIGFPIHWGFLGRGEQAGSMANIVTPTIVDPNSFAPEYKGFLVKLEKV from the coding sequence ATGAACACTTCACGTAGAGATTTTCTGAAGGTCTCGACCGTCGGCGGCGTTGCCGCGTCGGTCTTAGGTTTCGATCTGGCTCCGGCTTACGCCGAAGTGCGGGAACTGAAAATCGCCCGCACCACCGAAACCCGCTCCACCTGCCCGTATTGCGCAGTCGGATGCGGCATCATCATTCACACTCTCGGTGATAAGTCCGGCAACGTCAAACCGGCGGTCGTGCACATTGAAGGCGATCCCGACCATCCCATCAATCAAGGCGCGCTATGTCCCAAAGGCGCAACCATCAAGCACACCATCATCAATGACCGCCGCATCACCAATCCCATGTACCGCGCCCCCGGCAGTGATCACTGGGAAGAGAAGTCCTGGGACTTCATGGTGGATCGCATCGCCCGCCTGATGAAGGACACGCGCGACGCGAAATTGCGCGAAGGCAATGCGTTGACCGCGGTCGGCGTCATCGGCGGATGCACCGATAACAACGAGAACAATTATCTGCTTGTCAAAGCGTTCCGCGCGGGCTTGGGCGTCATACCGCTGGAACAACAGGCCCGTATATGACACGGCCCGACGGTGGCCAGTTTGGCCGCCACATTCGGGCGCGGCGCCATGACCAACGGCTGGACCGACATCCAGAATGCTGATGTCGTTCTTGCCATGGGCGGCAATCCCGCTGAAAACCATCCTGTCGGCTTCCGCTTCGTCATGGAAGCCAAGCGCAACCGCAACGCCAAGCTGGTTTCGGTGGACCCGCGTTTCAACCGCACTTCGGCGGTCGCCGACCACTTCACCCAGATTCGCGCCGGCAGCGACATCGCCTTCCTCGCCGGCCTCATCAACTATTGCTTCACCCACGACCGCATCCAGCAGGAGTACGTCCGCCTCTATACCAACGCCACGTTCATCGTCCACCCTGGCTACGAGTTCAAGGACGACGTCGGCGTGTTCAGCGGCTGGGATGAAGCCAACAAGAAGTACGACAAGAGCACGTGGAACTACGACATCGGCAAGGATGGCTTCGCCAAGGTCGATCCGACCATGCAGGATCCACGATGCGTCTTCCAGTTGATGAAGAAGCACTACGCCCGTTACACGCCGGAAATGGTTTCCAAGATCTGCGGATGCAGCGCCGAGAGCTTCAACAAGGCAGCCGAGATCATCACCTCCACCTATCCCGCCGATAAAGTGGGCACCATCATGTACGCCCTCGGCTGGACGCACCACAGCTTCTCGGTGCAGTTGATCCACATCGCCGCCATGCTGCAACTGCTGCTCGGCAATATCGGCATGGCCGGCGGCGGCATCAACGCCCTCCGCGGGCACTCCAACATCCAGGGCGGTACCGATTGCGGCATGGCATACCACAACCTGCCCGGATATATCGCCATCCCCAAGCAGGACCACCCGGACATGAAGACCTACCTGGCGGCGGTAACGCCCAAGCCGCTGCGTCCGGCCTCGATGAACTTCTGGAGCCACACCGACACGTTCTACGTCAGCCAGATGAAGGCCTACTACGGCCTGAAGGCGACCCAGGAAAACGAGTTCGGCTACCAGTGGCATCCGCGCCTGCCCTCGGCCGGCGGCCCCGGTCTGTACGAGAATTGGAGTTGGGCGTTCATCTTCGACCATATGTACAACGGCAAGATGGACGGCCTGCTCAACTTTGGCATGAACCCGGTCAACAACGGCCCGCACTCCCGCAAGGTCATCAGCGCCCTCAAGAAGCTGAAGTTCCTGGTGGTGGCGGAAAACTTCGAGACCGAAACCGCTTCCTTCTGGAAGCCGGATATCATCGCCCTCGACGAGGAAAAGACCACCACCAAGGACGTGAAGACCGAGGTCTTCCTCCTGCCCGCCGCCAACTTTGCCGAAAAGGACGGCTCCTTCGTCAATTCCGCCCGCTGGTTCCAGTGGAAGTACAAGGCGCTGGATCCCCCCGGCGACGCGAAGGCCGACCAGGAGATCATTGCCCGCATCTTCCTCCGTGTCCGCGACCTGTATCAGAAGGAAGGTGGCAAGTCGCCCGAGCCAGTTCTCAACGTCAATTGGTGGTACACCAACCCCTTCCAGCCCTCGCTCGACGAGGTTGCCCGCGAGATCAATGGCTGGGCGCTGGCCGACGTCAAGGACCCGAAAGACCCGAAGACCGTCGTGCTCAAGCAGGGCGAGCAGTTGGGAGCGTTTTTGCAAATGCGCGCCGACGGCTCCACCCTCAGCGGCAACTGGCTGTACGTCGGCTTTTATCCGCAATCCGGCAATCTCGGCCAGCGCCGCAACAATGCCGATCCCAGTGGCATGAAGCGCTTCTCCGAGTGGGGCTTCAACTGGCCCGCCAACCGGCGCGTCATGTACAACCGCTGTTCCGCTGACGCGCAGGGCAAGCCTTGGGATCCTAAGCGCCCTGTGATTCGCTGGAACGGCGAGAAGTGGGTCGGCGATGTCCCCGACTATAAGCCCGACAGCCCGCCTGAGGCCGGCATGGGACCGTTCATCATGCTGCCCGAAGGCGTGGCTCGCTTGTTCGTGCCGGGCATGTTTGCCGAGGGGCCATTCACCGAGTTCTACGAGCCCACCGAGTCGCCGGTGGACAACCCGCTGCATCCGGCCACCAGCAAGAATCCCGCCGTCAAGCCCTTCAAGGGCAAGTGGGACCGCCTCGGCAAAGCCGATGAGTTCCCGATCGTCGCCACCACCTATCGCCTCACCGAGCACTTCCACTACTGGACCAAGAACAACGCCTACAACGTGCAGTTGCAGCCGGAATTCTTCGTCGAGATCTCGGAAGAGCTGGCCAAGGAGAAAAGCCTGAAGAGCGGTGACCAGGTCAAGGTCACCAGCGCCCGCGGCGCCATTCAGGGCAAGGCCATGGTGACCAAGCGCATCAAGCCCATGCAGGTGGCCGGCAAGACCGTGCACCAGATCGGATTCCCCATTCACTGGGGCTTCCTTGGACGCGGCGAGCAGGCCGGCTCCATGGCCAACATAGTCACTCCGACCATCGTGGACCCCAACTCATTTGCGCCCGAGTACAAAGGCTTCCTGGTGAAGCTGGAGAAGGTATAG
- a CDS encoding DinB family protein — MAGTYGFLLDTYETEILKITGLWASFPAASMDYRPHPKSRSVLEQIEHQVQSEGRWMKVMLGIDTGDPNPAQRTKEGFIEKYRADATRRLEMLRAKSNEWWCANTQFFDVTRTRAWVMTRRIAHSSHHRGQLVVYLRLVGELVPSVYGPTADTGEKVVYSFAERHKRSA; from the coding sequence ATGGCGGGAACCTATGGATTCCTCCTCGATACGTACGAAACGGAAATCCTGAAAATTACGGGGTTATGGGCGTCATTTCCGGCGGCCAGCATGGACTACCGGCCGCATCCGAAATCGCGCAGCGTGCTGGAGCAAATTGAGCACCAGGTGCAGTCGGAGGGCCGGTGGATGAAGGTGATGCTGGGAATTGATACCGGCGACCCCAATCCGGCGCAGCGGACCAAAGAAGGATTTATCGAGAAGTACCGGGCGGATGCGACGCGGCGGCTGGAAATGCTGCGGGCGAAATCCAACGAATGGTGGTGCGCGAACACGCAGTTTTTCGACGTGACGCGAACCCGAGCGTGGGTGATGACGCGGCGCATCGCTCATTCCTCCCACCATCGCGGCCAACTGGTGGTCTACCTCAGGCTGGTCGGAGAGTTGGTGCCGTCCGTTTATGGCCCGACGGCGGATACGGGCGAGAAGGTGGTATACAGCTTTGCGGAACGGCACAAGCGGTCGGCGTGA
- a CDS encoding 4Fe-4S dicluster domain-containing protein has translation MAYVITDTCLKDVLCADACPTDCIHPKKDEPEFETATQMYVDPEGCIDCGACVAVCPSNSMFPADEVPEDKKDFVEKNAKFYAN, from the coding sequence ATGGCTTATGTAATCACCGATACCTGTTTGAAGGACGTCCTTTGTGCCGACGCCTGCCCCACCGACTGTATTCATCCGAAGAAAGACGAGCCGGAATTCGAGACCGCCACCCAGATGTACGTGGATCCCGAAGGATGCATTGATTGTGGCGCCTGTGTCGCCGTCTGCCCCTCCAATTCCATGTTCCCGGCTGACGAAGTGCCCGAGGACAAGAAAGATTTCGTCGAGAAGAACGCCAAGTTCTACGCGAACTAG